The following coding sequences lie in one Vibrio algicola genomic window:
- the hutX gene encoding heme utilization cystosolic carrier protein HutX: MEERQQMNSAVMSMIDSDPSLLPAAIAQQLKISELEVVVALPSEMAVVVDGKHAQSLLEHLVGWGNMTSIVHSGGSIFEVKAPFPKGKVAHGYYNLMGRECELQGHLNLSKMSKVALVSKLFRGKESYYFGFFDLQGDSIFKVYLGRDNKRALLPEQVEKFKQLVVKFTS; encoded by the coding sequence ATGGAAGAGAGACAACAAATGAATAGCGCAGTGATGAGTATGATTGACAGCGATCCGAGTTTATTGCCAGCCGCTATCGCACAACAACTGAAGATTTCAGAGCTTGAGGTGGTGGTCGCATTACCAAGTGAAATGGCGGTCGTTGTCGATGGGAAGCACGCCCAAAGCCTGTTAGAGCATTTGGTCGGTTGGGGGAATATGACCAGCATTGTGCATTCGGGCGGATCGATTTTTGAAGTAAAAGCACCGTTTCCAAAAGGGAAAGTCGCCCACGGATATTATAACTTAATGGGGCGCGAGTGCGAGTTACAAGGTCACTTAAATTTATCCAAAATGTCTAAAGTCGCTTTAGTCTCTAAACTATTTCGCGGTAAAGAAAGCTATTACTTTGGCTTTTTTGATTTGCAAGGAGACAGTATTTTTAAAGTGTACTTAGGGCGGGATAACAAACGAGCCTTGTTGCCAGAACAAGTTGAAAAATTCAAACAGTTGGTGGTTAAGTTTACATCCTAA
- the hutZ gene encoding heme utilization protein HutZ has translation MENEVKQQRLQNRLGPEIQEFRDERKTIQLATIDKNGQPNVSYAPFVSNKQGYFVLISEIARHARNLLDQPNVSLMLIEDEESAKQLFARKRLSFDAKASVVERDTAQWQGVIEQMEQRFGEIITSLSQLEDFKLFCLSPQQGLFVKGFGQAFQVSSDDLVDVVHLEQGHKKW, from the coding sequence ATGGAAAATGAAGTAAAACAACAAAGGTTGCAGAATCGACTCGGCCCAGAGATCCAAGAATTTCGCGATGAGCGTAAAACCATTCAACTGGCGACTATTGATAAAAACGGGCAACCGAACGTGAGTTACGCGCCATTTGTGTCAAATAAGCAAGGTTACTTTGTGTTAATTTCTGAGATAGCTCGTCATGCGCGTAATTTATTAGATCAGCCGAATGTTTCATTGATGTTGATCGAAGATGAAGAGTCCGCCAAACAATTGTTTGCTCGTAAACGTTTAAGTTTTGATGCAAAAGCCAGTGTCGTTGAGCGTGATACAGCGCAATGGCAAGGTGTGATTGAACAAATGGAACAGAGATTTGGTGAGATCATCACCAGCCTTAGCCAATTAGAGGATTTTAAACTGTTTTGTTTAAGCCCGCAGCAAGGCCTATTTGTAAAAGGCTTCGGACAAGCATTCCAAGTCTCGAGCGATGACCTAGTCGATGTAGTGCATTTAGAACAAGGGCATAAAAAGTGGTGA
- a CDS encoding hotdog fold thioesterase: MIWKKPVTLEILNATSKNTIMEHLNIVYSELTEDSISATMPVDHTTHQPLGMLHGGASVVLAETLGSLAANMCVDDNAYCVGLDINANHIRAKRRGVVTGTTKPIHIGVSTQVWQIEIVDEEQRLLCTSRITMAVKQRK, encoded by the coding sequence ATGATTTGGAAGAAACCCGTTACTCTTGAAATACTGAATGCGACGTCTAAAAATACCATCATGGAGCATTTAAACATTGTGTATAGCGAGTTAACGGAAGACAGCATTTCTGCCACTATGCCAGTTGATCATACTACCCATCAACCACTAGGCATGTTACATGGTGGCGCTTCGGTGGTACTGGCAGAAACATTAGGCTCGTTAGCGGCTAATATGTGTGTTGATGATAATGCGTATTGTGTTGGGCTTGATATTAACGCTAATCATATTCGCGCTAAGCGTCGTGGAGTGGTGACAGGCACGACTAAACCTATTCATATTGGCGTGTCGACTCAAGTGTGGCAGATTGAAATTGTGGATGAAGAACAACGCTTATTGTGCACCAGTCGTATTACTATGGCGGTGAAACAACGCAAATGA
- a CDS encoding DUF3389 family protein, with the protein MIIEFTHGKVIANMHEVVVRLNAGGQVTLQAQIDALTLIGRGANVITAYDMQCQWSVALDNDVQLQQVADFIGVPVKR; encoded by the coding sequence ATGATCATAGAATTTACTCACGGTAAAGTTATCGCCAATATGCATGAAGTGGTGGTGCGATTAAACGCTGGCGGGCAGGTAACTTTGCAGGCTCAAATCGATGCGTTAACTTTAATCGGGCGTGGCGCGAATGTGATCACCGCCTATGACATGCAATGCCAGTGGTCAGTCGCATTAGATAACGATGTACAGCTGCAACAAGTAGCGGATTTTATTGGCGTTCCGGTTAAACGATAA
- a CDS encoding SgrR family transcriptional regulator — MSSPRLRIQFERLFEHFQGEDASIQLEELTDILCCTRRNTRIVLNKLAEEGWVEWIPAAGRGKQSQLIFKRNKYDVSENLAKRYLEEGKIEHALSVLDNDPARLTQIFQSYLGVSHLEGQQVVRLPYYRQLANLNPVKPTRRSEQHIIHQVFSGLTQLDEHEQVQPDLAHHWEMLSPTHWRFYLRSGIRFHNGDRLQIKDIIESIEQMSSMLLFKHIESASSSATNTLDILLSEADHHLPLLLTETLAKILPSSSERSDNFDLIPNGTGPYRVTRNDNMRLVLEAHDQYFGFRPLIERVEVWVIDETHSSMVYPSLTNPMKPKEGQFIDVELDPGCTYLLLNQITGLAKDPLWAEYFASRLNSFSLLREIPDQKVIELGLLHAHGLKPGWHHSGTYHADIELPFEPDTTKPVITVAYHAMHPLFPHVVAAIKSLLRKDGIAIRTVKYDVEVENPQEIDIWLKPMGLANNRKDALMGWLLGYSDIQKMSKPELFQRWQQLISDWRGDNNVSFPAKALAKELVQSKQLIPMFHCWLGVGQDHCGSLQNATCNALGWFDFSQVWVKPE, encoded by the coding sequence ATGAGCAGTCCTCGTTTACGCATTCAATTTGAACGTTTATTTGAGCATTTTCAAGGTGAAGATGCTTCCATTCAACTCGAAGAACTGACGGACATTTTATGCTGTACCCGCCGTAACACTCGTATTGTATTAAATAAACTGGCGGAAGAAGGTTGGGTGGAATGGATCCCAGCAGCTGGACGTGGCAAACAATCTCAATTGATTTTTAAACGCAATAAATACGATGTCAGTGAAAATCTTGCCAAGCGTTATTTAGAAGAAGGTAAAATCGAGCATGCATTATCGGTGCTGGATAACGATCCAGCACGTTTAACTCAAATATTTCAAAGTTACCTAGGTGTCAGTCATTTAGAAGGGCAGCAAGTAGTGCGCTTGCCTTATTATCGTCAACTGGCCAACTTAAATCCGGTTAAACCGACTCGTCGCTCCGAGCAACATATTATTCACCAAGTATTCAGTGGATTAACTCAGTTAGACGAACATGAACAAGTTCAACCTGATCTTGCCCATCATTGGGAAATGCTCAGCCCGACTCATTGGCGTTTTTATCTTCGCTCCGGTATTCGTTTTCATAATGGCGATCGTCTACAGATCAAAGATATCATTGAAAGCATTGAACAAATGAGTTCGATGTTATTATTCAAACATATCGAATCTGCTTCCTCATCGGCAACCAACACGCTGGATATTTTACTCAGTGAAGCCGACCACCATTTGCCACTATTGTTAACTGAGACTCTGGCTAAGATCTTGCCGAGCAGTTCAGAGCGATCAGATAATTTCGATTTAATTCCTAATGGCACTGGGCCTTACCGAGTGACGCGTAATGATAATATGCGTTTGGTTTTAGAAGCTCATGATCAGTACTTTGGTTTTCGTCCATTAATTGAACGGGTTGAAGTATGGGTTATTGATGAAACTCACTCGTCGATGGTGTATCCGAGTTTGACCAACCCAATGAAGCCCAAAGAAGGGCAATTTATTGATGTTGAACTTGATCCTGGTTGCACTTATTTACTGCTTAATCAAATCACCGGTCTGGCAAAAGATCCATTATGGGCAGAGTATTTTGCCAGTCGTTTGAATTCTTTTAGTTTATTGCGTGAAATCCCCGATCAAAAAGTGATTGAACTGGGTCTTTTGCATGCGCATGGTTTAAAACCCGGTTGGCATCATAGTGGTACCTATCATGCTGATATTGAACTGCCATTTGAGCCAGATACCACCAAGCCCGTTATTACCGTGGCTTATCATGCGATGCACCCTTTGTTTCCTCATGTGGTGGCAGCAATCAAATCACTACTTAGAAAAGATGGCATTGCGATCCGTACAGTAAAATACGATGTAGAGGTTGAAAATCCTCAAGAAATCGACATTTGGCTTAAACCTATGGGGCTGGCGAATAATCGAAAAGATGCCTTGATGGGCTGGTTACTCGGCTATAGTGATATACAGAAGATGAGTAAACCGGAGTTATTTCAACGATGGCAACAATTAATCAGTGATTGGCGTGGGGATAATAATGTTTCGTTTCCGGCCAAAGCATTGGCTAAAGAGTTAGTGCAGAGTAAGCAATTGATCCCGATGTTTCATTGCTGGTTAGGAGTGGGGCAAGATCATTGTGGTTCGTTACAAAACGCCACTTGCAACGCATTAGGTTGGTTTGACTTTAGTCAGGTGTGGGTTAAGCCTGAATAG
- the cutA gene encoding divalent-cation tolerance protein CutA, protein MSVITESDIHKSDQGRLQPCAVVLTTTNDDEVRQLLIEQLLEKQLAACVQVLPISSYYQWHGEINQDKESLLIIKMVKTQYKAVEHLILSVNTYQVPQVVMLPIETGYAEYLQWINKHAQPDVL, encoded by the coding sequence ATGAGTGTTATTACCGAGAGTGATATTCACAAAAGTGACCAAGGTCGTCTACAACCTTGCGCGGTGGTATTAACCACCACCAACGATGATGAAGTGCGGCAGTTATTGATTGAGCAATTGCTCGAAAAACAATTGGCGGCTTGTGTGCAAGTGTTACCTATTTCCAGTTATTACCAATGGCATGGCGAGATCAATCAAGATAAAGAATCACTTTTGATCATCAAAATGGTTAAGACCCAGTACAAAGCGGTCGAACACTTAATACTGAGCGTGAATACCTACCAAGTACCACAAGTAGTGATGCTGCCAATTGAAACTGGGTATGCGGAATACTTGCAGTGGATTAATAAGCACGCTCAACCTGATGTTTTATAG
- a CDS encoding LabA-like NYN domain-containing protein, with translation MQTVSILVDVQNIYYTTRDIYHRHFDYNAFWAKVMKDRTLVHANAYAIARSDDKQKQFHNILRGIGFEVKLKPFIQRQDGSAKGDWDVGIALDAIELAEISDVIVIASGDGDFDLLAKRIQQRYGKKVEVYGVPGLTANSLIEAADEYFPIQADLLL, from the coding sequence ATGCAAACTGTTTCGATTTTAGTAGATGTACAAAATATTTATTACACCACGCGTGATATTTACCATCGTCACTTTGACTACAATGCTTTTTGGGCCAAAGTCATGAAAGATCGCACCTTAGTACATGCTAATGCCTATGCAATCGCGCGCAGTGATGATAAACAAAAGCAATTTCATAATATTTTGCGTGGCATTGGATTTGAGGTGAAGTTAAAGCCGTTTATCCAACGTCAAGATGGCTCAGCCAAAGGCGACTGGGATGTGGGTATTGCACTCGATGCCATTGAACTGGCTGAAATCTCCGATGTAATTGTGATCGCATCAGGCGATGGCGACTTTGATTTATTGGCAAAACGTATTCAGCAGCGTTACGGTAAAAAAGTTGAAGTGTATGGCGTGCCGGGACTGACGGCGAATTCTTTAATCGAAGCCGCCGATGAATATTTTCCGATCCAAGCTGATTTGTTGCTTTAA
- a CDS encoding 4Fe-4S binding protein, with product MTFIESFTLMLALVYSVSLLYTSGKKLGAAIATIVVLTAALSTLYWPLFVALLMAVMVITGVHKIRPEFAQASQRPDILRNACQHAMALSFFFVAIQYAVHTALLTAQISPSFLRPDVTDAFLPIAAAIQLKAIVTLGFWDQTHPAGAVMLFTVLITGIVCKRAFCGWICPLGLAGEYIYKLRLKMIKKAYLPPAWIDWPLRMMKYLLLAFFAFISLGMHPANIPYYLNGNYHKIADIKTAWVFVAPGTITLVVFAVILLMAAWRKRAFCRYFCPYGALLGLISFASPFKIRRQKNHCLNERGDMNCDKCTRACPSNIIIHTASQIRTDECQACMRCVSACPKKEALGFKTRNGWQLSSKHLMILVLVIMFGIPLLAFAGGYWHSQTSNDIRMQLIQVMDYIRY from the coding sequence ATGACTTTTATCGAATCTTTTACGTTAATGCTGGCCTTGGTGTACAGCGTTAGCTTGCTCTACACCAGTGGTAAAAAATTAGGTGCGGCGATAGCCACTATCGTTGTACTCACGGCGGCGCTAAGCACTCTTTATTGGCCATTATTTGTCGCATTGCTGATGGCTGTTATGGTGATCACTGGCGTACACAAAATTCGTCCTGAGTTTGCCCAAGCTAGCCAACGGCCCGATATTCTGCGCAATGCTTGCCAACATGCAATGGCACTGTCATTCTTCTTTGTTGCCATTCAATATGCCGTTCATACCGCATTATTAACCGCGCAGATTTCTCCGAGTTTTTTACGCCCTGATGTCACCGATGCGTTCTTGCCAATTGCCGCCGCCATTCAGCTTAAAGCGATTGTTACTTTAGGATTTTGGGATCAAACCCACCCTGCTGGCGCGGTGATGTTATTTACGGTATTAATTACTGGTATTGTCTGCAAACGCGCCTTTTGTGGCTGGATATGCCCATTGGGATTGGCAGGCGAATATATTTATAAGCTTCGTTTAAAAATGATCAAAAAAGCCTATTTACCACCCGCCTGGATAGATTGGCCATTGCGGATGATGAAATACTTATTATTGGCCTTTTTTGCGTTTATTTCTTTAGGCATGCACCCAGCTAATATTCCCTATTACCTCAATGGCAACTATCACAAGATTGCCGATATCAAAACCGCATGGGTATTTGTCGCACCAGGTACGATTACCTTGGTGGTATTTGCAGTGATTTTATTAATGGCAGCATGGCGTAAACGCGCTTTTTGTCGGTATTTTTGCCCTTACGGTGCGCTATTAGGCTTAATCAGTTTTGCCAGCCCATTTAAAATTCGTCGTCAAAAGAATCACTGTTTAAATGAACGTGGCGATATGAATTGCGATAAATGTACTCGAGCTTGCCCATCCAATATTATTATTCATACTGCAAGCCAAATTCGCACCGATGAATGTCAAGCTTGTATGCGCTGTGTTTCCGCTTGCCCTAAAAAAGAAGCGTTAGGGTTTAAAACTCGTAACGGTTGGCAATTATCCAGCAAGCACTTAATGATATTGGTGCTGGTGATCATGTTTGGGATCCCATTACTGGCTTTTGCCGGCGGTTATTGGCACAGTCAAACCAGTAATGACATTCGGATGCAGCTTATTCAGGTTATGGACTACATCCGTTATTAA
- a CDS encoding DUF2986 domain-containing protein: MNRKKKINSILKKRIKKMNSKLHTSNKPKYVSKADREKLVLEAQQQNDQQVDAQQQSEQEQIEQEQIEQE; this comes from the coding sequence ATGAATCGTAAGAAGAAAATCAATTCGATCTTAAAAAAACGTATTAAGAAGATGAACTCAAAACTTCACACCTCGAATAAACCTAAATACGTATCAAAAGCCGATCGTGAAAAGTTAGTACTGGAAGCGCAGCAGCAAAACGATCAACAAGTCGATGCTCAGCAACAAAGCGAACAAGAACAAATCGAACAAGAACAAATCGAACAAGAGTAA
- the queD gene encoding 6-carboxytetrahydropterin synthase QueD has protein sequence MTCEIYKDFIFEAAHHLPNVPAGHKCGRLHGHSFFVRLYVKGEVDATTGWVIDFGDIKQIFAPIYDRLDHYYLNDIEGLENPTSEVLAKWIWLQVKPALPQLSKVEIKETCTAGCIYVGE, from the coding sequence ATGACTTGTGAAATTTATAAAGACTTTATTTTTGAAGCCGCGCATCATCTACCCAATGTACCAGCAGGGCATAAGTGCGGCCGTTTACATGGTCATTCATTTTTTGTGCGTTTATACGTCAAAGGCGAAGTGGATGCGACCACAGGTTGGGTGATTGATTTTGGTGATATCAAACAAATATTTGCGCCAATTTATGATCGTTTAGATCATTATTATTTAAACGATATTGAAGGGCTTGAAAATCCAACCAGCGAAGTCTTAGCTAAATGGATTTGGTTACAAGTCAAACCCGCGCTACCCCAACTCAGCAAAGTTGAAATTAAAGAAACCTGTACCGCAGGTTGTATTTACGTGGGTGAATAA
- the queE gene encoding 7-carboxy-7-deazaguanine synthase QueE — protein sequence MYKVNEIFQTIQGEGHFTGVPSVFIRLQVCPVGCAWCDTKQTWQALAQDQVSFGDIIIKQVDSPTWCLASVDEIISQYQSLGFTAKHIVITGGEPCLYNLLPLTQAFEKMGCQCQIETSGTSEIICSDNTWVTVSPKIAMKGKLPVLTSAMQRANEIKHPVATQKDIDQLDALLTATNCQAKSGIALQPISQKPRATELCMQVCIERNWRLSIQTHKYLNIA from the coding sequence GTGTATAAAGTGAATGAAATTTTTCAAACTATTCAAGGTGAAGGTCATTTTACCGGCGTACCTTCAGTCTTTATTCGTTTGCAAGTTTGCCCTGTTGGTTGTGCGTGGTGTGATACCAAACAAACTTGGCAGGCGTTAGCGCAAGATCAAGTGAGTTTTGGTGATATCATCATTAAGCAAGTGGATAGTCCGACATGGTGCTTAGCGTCCGTAGATGAAATAATTTCGCAATATCAATCGCTTGGTTTTACAGCCAAACATATCGTGATCACTGGTGGTGAGCCTTGCCTTTATAACTTACTTCCTTTAACTCAAGCGTTTGAGAAGATGGGGTGTCAGTGCCAAATTGAAACCAGTGGCACCTCTGAAATTATCTGCTCTGATAATACCTGGGTGACAGTGTCACCTAAAATTGCCATGAAAGGTAAATTACCCGTATTAACTAGCGCAATGCAACGAGCGAATGAGATCAAGCATCCGGTGGCAACCCAAAAAGATATCGATCAACTTGATGCGTTATTAACGGCGACCAATTGCCAAGCTAAATCGGGCATTGCATTACAACCGATCAGTCAAAAACCGCGAGCGACCGAACTGTGTATGCAAGTGTGTATTGAGCGCAATTGGCGTTTGTCGATCCAAACCCATAAATACCTGAATATTGCATAA
- the trxC gene encoding thioredoxin TrxC: protein MTTFTSPCPHCQSNNKLPLERVSDNATCGRCKQPLFDGKPITASSSNIEALLQSKQPIVIDFWAPWCNPCVGFAPVFEQTAQAFEGQVRFVKVDTEAQQNIAASYQIRSIPTIMVFKGGKSVDSINGALPPAQFKQWLEQALQK, encoded by the coding sequence ATGACCACATTTACTTCGCCTTGCCCACATTGCCAAAGCAACAACAAACTGCCACTTGAGCGGGTGTCGGATAACGCCACTTGCGGCCGTTGTAAACAGCCTTTATTTGATGGTAAACCGATCACCGCCAGTTCAAGTAATATCGAAGCTTTACTTCAATCAAAGCAACCTATCGTGATTGATTTTTGGGCCCCTTGGTGCAATCCATGTGTCGGCTTTGCTCCCGTGTTTGAACAAACTGCTCAAGCCTTCGAAGGACAAGTACGCTTTGTAAAAGTGGATACTGAAGCACAACAAAATATTGCCGCTTCCTACCAAATACGCAGCATCCCCACCATAATGGTGTTTAAAGGCGGAAAAAGTGTCGATTCAATTAATGGCGCACTTCCTCCTGCTCAATTTAAACAGTGGTTAGAGCAAGCGTTGCAAAAATAG